In Spinacia oleracea cultivar Varoflay chromosome 5, BTI_SOV_V1, whole genome shotgun sequence, a single window of DNA contains:
- the LOC110774894 gene encoding 60S ribosomal protein L7-2: MGEEATKVVVPESVLKKQKREAEWALAKKEEQDVLKTKRSENRKLIFKRAQQYSKEYENQERELICLRREAKLKGGFYVEPEAKLLFIIRIRGINAMHPKTRSILQLLRLRQIFNGVFLKVNKATLNMLHRVEPFVTFGYPNLKSVRELIYKRGYGKVNKQRIALTDNSIVEQTLGKHGIICVEDLIHEIITVGPHFKEANNFLWPFQLSAPLGGLKKKRNHFVEGGDAGNRENFINELIRRMN, from the exons ATGGGTGAGGAGGCTACTAAAGTTGTTGTACCCGAGTCGGTTTTGAAAAAGCAGAAGAGGGAGGCTGAATGGGCTTTAGCAAAGAAGGAAGAGCAAGATGTTTTGAAGACGAAGAGAAGTGAAAACAGGAAACTGATCTTTAAGAGGGCCCAACAGTACTCAAAGGAATATGAAAACCAG GAGAGAGAGCTGATCTGTCTGAGAAGAGAGGCTAAGTTGAAGGGTGGATTCTATGTCGAGCCAGAAGCTAAGCTCCTTTTTATCATTCGTATTAGAGG TATCAATGCCATGCACCCCAAGACAAGGTCTATTCTGCAGCTTCTTCGATTGAGACAG ATTTTCAACGGTGTTTTCTTGAAGGTGAACAAGGCTACATTGAACATGTTGCACCGTGTTGAGCCCTTTGTTACCTTTGG GTACCCTAACTTGAAGAGTGTGAGGGAGCTGATCTACAAGAGGGGTTATGGCAAGGTTAACAAGCAGAGAATTGCTTTGACCGATAACTCCATTGTTGAGCAG ACTCTTGGAAAGCATGGCATCATCTGTGTGGAAGATCTCATCCACGAGATCATTACAGTGGGACCTCACTTCAAGGAGGCCAACAACTTCCTATGGCCATTCCAGCTCTCTGCTCCTTTGGGTGGACTAAAGAAGAAGAGGAACCACTTTGTTGAAGGTGGAGATGCTGGAAATCGTGAGAACTTCATTAATGAGCTCATCAGGAGAATGAACTAG